A stretch of the Arthrobacter sp. PAMC 25486 genome encodes the following:
- a CDS encoding bifunctional 2-methylcitrate synthase/citrate synthase: protein MSEEEVRKGLAGVVADYTAISKVNPESNSLLYRGYPVQELAAGKSFEEVALLLWTGELPTEEELTLFEAFERANRALDSQVKAAIDLLPLDCHPMDVARTAVSVMGAVHALAEDSSPEAELDKAQSLFAHFPAVVAYDQRRRRGQPLVEPRTDLDYSANFLWMAFGEEAAPEVVDAFRVSMVLYAEHSFNASTFTARVVTSTLSDLHSAVTAAIGALKGPLHGGANEAVMHTFDEIGIRAEESREEAATRAKAWMEDALAAKKKVMGFGHRVYKNGDSRVPTMKAALERMITHYDRPEMMGLYDGLEQAMAEAKAIKPNLDYPAGPTYHLMGFDTDMFTPLFIASRITGWTAHIMEQRAANALIRPLSAYNGVDERHLK, encoded by the coding sequence GTGAGCGAAGAAGAAGTACGCAAGGGCCTTGCCGGGGTCGTCGCCGACTACACCGCTATTTCCAAGGTCAACCCCGAGTCCAACTCGCTGCTGTACCGCGGTTATCCGGTGCAGGAATTGGCCGCCGGCAAGTCCTTTGAGGAAGTGGCACTCCTGTTGTGGACGGGCGAGCTGCCCACGGAGGAAGAGCTGACGCTCTTTGAGGCCTTTGAACGGGCCAACCGGGCACTGGACTCGCAGGTCAAGGCGGCCATTGACCTGCTGCCACTGGACTGCCACCCCATGGATGTGGCTCGCACAGCCGTCTCGGTCATGGGCGCGGTGCATGCCCTGGCGGAGGACTCCTCACCGGAAGCGGAGTTGGATAAAGCCCAGTCGCTCTTTGCGCACTTCCCGGCCGTGGTCGCCTACGACCAGCGCCGCCGGCGCGGCCAGCCGCTGGTGGAACCGCGCACGGACCTGGACTACTCCGCGAACTTCCTGTGGATGGCCTTTGGCGAGGAGGCGGCGCCCGAGGTGGTGGACGCCTTCCGCGTGTCCATGGTGCTGTACGCGGAGCACTCCTTCAACGCCTCCACGTTCACGGCCCGGGTCGTCACCTCAACACTGTCGGACCTGCATTCGGCCGTGACCGCTGCCATCGGCGCGTTGAAGGGCCCGTTGCACGGCGGTGCCAACGAGGCCGTCATGCACACCTTTGACGAGATCGGCATCCGTGCCGAGGAGTCCCGCGAGGAGGCCGCCACCCGCGCCAAGGCGTGGATGGAGGATGCCCTGGCCGCGAAGAAGAAGGTCATGGGTTTCGGCCACCGGGTCTACAAGAACGGCGATTCCCGCGTGCCCACCATGAAGGCTGCGCTGGAACGCATGATCACCCATTACGACCGCCCGGAAATGATGGGCCTGTACGACGGGCTGGAACAAGCCATGGCCGAGGCCAAGGCGATTAAGCCGAACCTCGATTACCCGGCCGGCCCCACGTACCACCTGATGGGCTTCGACACGGACATGTTCACGCCGCTGTTCATCGCCTCGCGCATCACCGGCTGGACCGCGCACATCATGGAACAGCGCGCCGCGAATGCGTTGATCCGCCCCCTGAGCGCCTACAACGGTGTTGACGAGCGCCACCTGAAGTAG
- a CDS encoding cupin domain-containing protein: protein MEKSSLTALARELLASAKTKSSGRSARTVYGGHERVLRQTVVALTAGSRLDEHDNPGEATVQVLSGKLVLKAGDVAWEGSPGDHLVVPLARHSVDALEDSTFLLTVAKP, encoded by the coding sequence GTGGAAAAGTCATCCCTGACAGCACTGGCCCGGGAACTCCTGGCATCCGCCAAGACCAAAAGCAGCGGGCGCAGTGCCCGGACGGTTTATGGCGGGCACGAGCGGGTCCTGCGCCAGACAGTGGTGGCCCTGACGGCGGGATCCAGGCTGGACGAGCACGACAACCCCGGTGAGGCAACGGTGCAGGTGCTCAGCGGCAAGCTCGTATTGAAGGCCGGTGACGTCGCCTGGGAGGGCTCCCCCGGTGACCACCTGGTGGTGCCGCTGGCCCGCCACTCCGTCGATGCATTGGAGGACTCCACGTTCCTGTTGACGGTGGCGAAGCCCTAA
- the prpB gene encoding methylisocitrate lyase produces the protein MLYSKKTPEQKRRDLRAMLVPGAARQFPGAFNPLSARLIEEKKFDGVYISGAVLANDLGLPDIGMTTLTEVAARGGQIARMTDLPCLIDADTGFGEPMNVARTIQELENAGLAGCHIEDQFNPKRCGHLDGKNMVDLDTAVKRIAAAADARRDPNFLIMARTDIRAVEGLDAAIDRAKALVDAGADAIFPEAMKSVAEFEAVCKAVDVPVLANMTEFGKSELFTRDQLAAAGVAMIIYPVTLLRSAMGAAERVLDAISAHGTQETAVPEMLTRARLYDLVDYEAYNQFDTGIFNFQIPSLDIDGNNSNL, from the coding sequence ATGCTGTACTCCAAGAAAACGCCCGAGCAGAAGCGCCGGGACCTGCGCGCCATGCTGGTCCCGGGCGCTGCCCGCCAATTCCCGGGCGCCTTCAACCCGCTCTCGGCCCGCCTCATTGAGGAAAAGAAGTTCGACGGCGTCTACATCTCAGGCGCCGTCCTCGCCAACGACCTGGGCCTGCCGGACATTGGCATGACCACGCTGACCGAGGTGGCCGCCCGCGGCGGGCAGATCGCGCGCATGACGGACCTGCCCTGCCTGATCGACGCCGACACCGGCTTTGGCGAGCCCATGAACGTGGCCCGCACCATCCAGGAACTGGAAAACGCGGGGCTGGCTGGTTGCCACATCGAGGACCAGTTCAACCCGAAGCGCTGCGGCCACCTGGACGGCAAGAACATGGTGGACCTGGACACGGCGGTCAAGCGCATTGCCGCAGCCGCCGACGCCCGGCGGGACCCGAACTTTTTGATCATGGCCCGCACCGACATCCGCGCCGTGGAAGGCCTGGATGCCGCCATCGACCGGGCCAAGGCGCTCGTCGACGCCGGCGCCGACGCGATCTTCCCGGAAGCGATGAAGAGCGTGGCGGAATTTGAGGCGGTATGCAAGGCCGTGGATGTCCCCGTTTTGGCGAATATGACGGAGTTTGGCAAGAGCGAGCTGTTCACCCGTGACCAGCTTGCCGCGGCCGGCGTGGCCATGATCATCTACCCCGTAACACTGCTGCGCAGCGCCATGGGTGCGGCCGAACGGGTCCTGGACGCGATCAGCGCGCACGGCACGCAGGAAACTGCTGTCCCGGAAATGCTGACGCGGGCCCGACTTTATGATCTGGTTGACTATGAGGCGTACAACCAATTCGATACGGGCATCTTCAACTTCCAGATCCCCAGCCTGGACATCGACGGCAACAACTCAAACCTCTAG